CCCTGGACTCTGTAACATAACTGAGCCTATATCGGAATTGACATTCTTTtgtttcaatgtttttcttctcttctgtggaCTAATCTATTTCAGCTTTACTAAATGGATAACCAGGCATTTGAAATGCATGGAGAGAGCATACAAAGttctccaaaaggaaaagagtgGCCAAAGAAAGAGGtaccattttcttttacagttctATCAAAACATTATTAACAGAGTCAGTCTGAAGATTAAACCCTTATTTTGTAATACGACCTAATCCTATACTATTAAGAAGgtcctgaagaaaataaaagctgtaaagGGCTTCAGTTGCTAAGGTCCTAAAATGCATAGCTCCATGTGCACTAGCTAGGATCTGAACTGTGAGACATAATTCCCTGGCCCCACTTAAGTTAATAGCTAAATTCTTTATCCTCTAACTACTGGACAAAGTAATTATCTTTGGAGGATTCCTCAttgattttaacagaaaaagctaCTTAAAAGCTCATCTTGTGGTAATGTTTAGTATCTCTGCCGAGTTACACGTTAGAGTactgtttcatctttttttttttttgcccttgaGAAAAGTAATTCTCTGTAATTTTCCCATTAAAGCTTTTGCTTCTTGGGATTTGAATTAACTTCATGCAGTAAGAGTTGGCATATCGCTCATCAGCCGTTACATTTGTTTGCAGTCAGCACAGTGCTGCTTCTTGGCTATAAATATACCAAGGCTAGTGATTTACTCACAATGTAACTCACTCCACGCAGTTGTGCTGAGGTTGAATGTTCTGTATTAGTTATTATTATGTAATATGTACAgcattctttctgctttaaaaataattattgaatTGGTGCCACTGCTGTGAAAATGCTGTAAATTAAAGGTCTTTCAAATCTGGAAAATGGGGATTTTGAATGCATTTAACTATAAAGCCTTGTTCTCTGATGAGACTTTGTGGTCTGAGTACTACTGTTGTGATATTTAATTGAACACAAGCTTTAAAAAGGGAGTCatttaaagtgaagaaaagttTATTACCAAAGAGAATACGGTGATATTTTGAGCACTTTTCTGCTGGcaagagaaatgtatttgtaaagaGCTTTTGTCAAATAGATTCATGAAAAAGGtaattttgttaaaatcagCAAGtaatcttccattttttcatttctgattgTCCAGCTTAAGAAATCAACATTCATAGCTCATTTTCAGGCACTCACCGTctgaaaaatcaggcttttaaaGGTAGATCAAGCTGTGTACCCAGAATCAGTAGAGAGTTTTAAAATTTGGGCCAGAGAATGCAGTCTCTATTCATCTGAAGCTGGaacttcagcagcaaaaatcATTAAGGGATAGGAAACACTGAATATCCTCACCAAGATGATGCTTCATGGTGCCAGAAGTGCCTTGGCCTTCTATAAAGAACTTGTGCGCTTCTGCGTgcccagctgcttctccccttcACCCTCCACCAGAGGCCTGAATGTCCACAAAGGAAATCTTCAGTAAAGAAATGATGCCCAGAGCAGTTAGTACAGATGAAATTTCCCCATTCTGGCCTGTCTTCTCCACTGCCAGGGAGCTGGGCCGCGTGAGACGTGACGTAAAGCAGAGGCAGCGTTTCTGCCCCAGAGATGAAGGTTTGCCATGAGGCGATGCTACAGGTCTTCAGTGTTTTGTGATATAGATTAGAAACAGctatgaaaaaatgtttaagcGTTTGTAAGACCCCAGGATGATGAAGATGTGCTTTTACTTgatgaaataatgaaaggaCAGCAACAATCTGATAACATACTCTATAAGGTTTCCCTGTACTGGGCCCAGTAATTTGGCTAcagctgtgtttctgaaagGCATACTGTTTTGATTACAAAAGAACTATCACAAACTTTCTCCTGTGTGTTAGATCtaacaaagctttcttttttgtttgggggggctttttattaatttcaggaaagaaagggcagCTGGTCCCTAATGAAAGTCTTTCTAGTTTGTCTATTGGCCTGTGTTGTCACCACCGCAATAGGAGTGCTGGTCCTGTCCTTGGTCTATGTAAACAACACTGCCTTTATGAAAGAGACGGATGTTAAAGACGATGGGGCATCTTCCCCAAACCCAGATGAACGAAGTGTGGATATCAAATTCCAGTTCCTGAATCATCTGGGGAAATCAAAGGTAAATTGTTCATCTTGTGCAATAATATGCTAGCATCACGCATAGAAgtttaatgaattaatttcacCTAACTATTTTTTAAGCATTAGGTGATCAGTTTAAACCTGCTATCCAGGCTGCTTTTATAATTCATGGGGAGAGACACAAACTTCCTGACAGCATTTCACTCCAATTCATAACAGATGTTGGAAGTGGTTTGGATCTCTGGAGTGCCTCTTGGACAGCTAAATAATTGCTCCAACAAATAAGGCTTGCAAGACAAGGCAACCATTTTCTGTGTGATTCTGAAATTACAGAGTATGAAattctgagaaacaaaaccagaaagagtGAAGTTTAATGTAAGCTGAGTAGCACACTAACCTTTTCGTTCTTAGGACTGGATTCAAACAAATTGTTATGTTGCAAGAAAAAATGACCTTGTTTCAGTGAGCTGAAATGAATTAATTGACAGTGTAATGAAGCCCTAGGAATTATGTAGGTTTTGTTTAGGTGTACTTTGATACTGACAGAAATGTATCCTTTGAGCAAACTCTAAAGACATACTCCATCTTctaaatatatctttatataaaaaataattcctgattaatttttgcttttcagcaaaagagggaaaaggataGATTAGATAGTAGGGCACTTCAAACTGACAACAGCCATTCTGGTACCTTTTCATGTTAGATTTAATgatgtaattaatttttcaacaaaaaatgtttttaggaATGCAAACAAAAGTGTTTAAGAGGAGAGCAGCCCTTCTAATATGCCCTTCCTCCGTGCAAGATGATTCTTTCAGGTACAAAACATGTTCTAGAGGCAGTACAAATATTGGGAAAGGAATAGTTTCAGGTGCAGATAGTTTGCAACCGtagaaattcaggaaaatgtCTTACTTGGGAAATGTTCTAAATGTTCTGAATGTAAAAGTTTAAGCATGTATGTAACTGATTGCCCAAATCAAAGTCCAGAATGACGtaaaaagaggaggagcagcagataATTTTGTTCTCGATATCACTATTTATCTCTCGTTTGTAGAAACAATACTATTACATCACGACATGAGAAAGTATGTACATGATTGTGAAAAGTGACTAAAATACATACAGAGAGAATCCTCACTGAGAAAAGGAATAGGTCCCTTCAGTATTGCCCAGACcaagaattttctgaaatattttttgattgTTTGGTCACCACTGTCCACAATTAATACAATTCTCCACTCTCGCTAATTTTACAGGTACATAACTACCCAGGTGGTGAAATTCAGTGGGCAAGATTCAGGAAGGATGTCAATGAATATCAAAGTGATGAAGAAATggaatttggaaaaagtatCAATAACCATCGCTCCCAAATGACTTTTGGAACCTTACGGATCAAAAGCAAAGGGCTTCGGGCTCCCCACTGGCATTTTAATGCCAATGAACATGGCTACCTGCTACAGGTATTATCTGATTATTTCAGCTTTCCCAATTGGTTTTGCAGTTTAAAGCATCATGTATCCATAGAAGATGtacatatgtaaaaaaaaaattacatatacaTTATACACAAATGTTAACAGgtaataaaagcagaattacCATTGATTGATGTatgacattatttttcttgcttgaaataacattttcaaatggagATGCTTGAAATAGGCTGTTTAATGTTGTTACTTGCAAGAGGACCAAACACCTGTAGCTTCCAATGAAGTATAAAAACAGGTCAGAGGAGACTTTGGATACCTGAAAGTTGCAGAATTTTATGTACTTATCCAAGTGCTTACAATGATTAAAGTAATTATATTAGAGAACCATCGCAGAATCAGAGAGATGAAGGACTGTTAAGGTTCTTAAGAAAGCCTCTGGTTCCATCCCCTGTATTGACGCAGGATAAGGACACCTAAAGCAGATCTGACAGTTTTGTTCcgtttttaaaaattttcaacaAAGGAgctattacaaaataaaaaaaaaagttgtctcCTGTGTTTCATCACAGAAACCATTAGAATGTTTGTTCTGGTACACAAATCACACTTTtgtttattgcaaaaaaaaaaaaatcctgatttctCCTTGTTTACCTCCATTGGCTGTGGAGACCCTCAGatcatctttctttctcacaACTTTTTATACGTGGAAGACTGTTTTGTTCCCATACAGTCTTCTCTTTCCTAGACCAACTacccctccctttccccccccaaataaatCTTCTTTGAAAAGGTTTGCCCTATCTCACCTGACTGTCAAATTTcaaatctgtaaaaataaagaaaataagagataaATAGAAACTCACCGTGAGGAATTCAAGATAGcatattaatttgaaaacaaaatgatctTTCTTTGGAAGCATAGGTACTTAGATAAATCtcaattattaatttatttctaagaaTAATTATTCATATTCTGATCAGCATAGAACTGcacagctccagctggatggggGATCCTTCTTGGAGTAAGGCATTCCACAAACACCTGGTCCTCTCTCCAGCAGTTTTTGGTCTAAGATGACTCCTTTATAGCTGTTCACAGCCTCTTTAATAAGAAATAGTTTAAGTATGAGTAATGTGTATTTGTCACGTGTTTCTTAAACCTTCTAAAATTTTGTCACTTAAAGTGCTATTCTGGATTTAAGTTCACCAAGGCTTGTTAGAGAGTGCAGCAGCATCTGTTTTTCCCTAACAGCCTTCAGGTTATTTGAATTACTGATTTGCCACATATGGATTAAATGAGAAAACTTTCATTACGATCGTTAAGTTCTGATTATGTTACAGGGTACTGCCTGGATCGGAGTAATTGGTGCAGATAACAGCGTGGTTACCACATACAATGTCACGGCTGGTCAAGTGATCTTCTTCCCTAGAAACACTGTGCATTGGATAAAGAATGTAGGATCAGGAGACTGTGTGTTCTTGCTGTTTTTTACGACACATGAAGAACTTCAGACCTTGGATGTAGATGACGCATTTTTCTCTACCCCAGAGGATATAGCAGCTAGAGCATTAAAGGTCCGTATGATAGGATAGCCAGCCTTCATCTCGTCTTCTACACATTAATGTGGCGGTCCAGGTTCGCTCTCTATATTTTTTGGAGAGGATCCTCCCTGCCTCAGCTGTTCTTTTTAGTTCCATCAGTGCAGAAGGATATACACATCCTTTGTGTAACACTGTGCCACCCTCTGTGTTCCTTTATACACAAGGAGAAATAAATGATGATGCTCTCTCCAAGAaactttttctcctccactcTTCACATTTATCCCCAGTTCATGGAGGATCCTCCATATTTCCAAGGGTGGAAGGGAAAATAACATAGTGAAGCCCAAAGCTAATTTCCCAATAGCCCCTTGATGAATTCTGTGGTATGAGAAGGTCTCATAGGAAACTATAGATAAGTCCATCTCCTTGTTAAAATGGATCTTATTTGAACCGACTAGTTGGCAATGTCCCATGAGCAAGAATACAGCCACAGAGTTTCTGCTGAGTCTGAGGAATTCACATGTTCAAACCACAGAATTGTGATAGACCTTCCCACCCTGACACAGTTTGATGGGAAACGGATTGAGTTTCCCTTCTGCTCCAAATCTCTGTGGTAACTGAGAAGGAAGGGCGGAGCAAAGGAGCAAAATAGGGTATTGACAGGGCGAGGCAATTAAAGAGATGAGGTATGTCCACAAGGCAGAATTTGTCTACCACCAGGTACTAAGGTGGGATATTCAATGAGGCAAAATTTTAATTCCACAGTTTGCTGTGTGTCTCCATCAACTTAATATGCATTGTGTGTCCCGCAGCCACAAGGTGGAGTTAACTTCATCAGAACATTCAAGAAACAACCAGAAGATCAAGCAATTAACCTCCCACCAAACTTAGATGAGCTTGTACAAAATGCCACCTATGTGCAGTCTCCGGACAACCTTGTATGGCAGTACTTCTACAATCTCAAAGGTATACGTCTAGGAACTTTGTATGTAAGCTCTCCGTGTTTCTAGAGGGGGAGAGGAGCGGATCTGTAATCGAGTCACTGAAACAGGAGTTTAAAAGTATATAGAGAAATTACAAGAATTTAAggagataaaatgaaaaatatattggtAATACATCTAATTACTGCCCTTTGAAGCTGTATAACCTGATTCTTATCTCAAAGTAGTTTACCcttttgattttaatgtttctgtctgCAACAGTAGATATGAGAGCAGAATGCCAGTAAGCAGCAGGGCATGAACTAAATACTTCCCAGCTCATGGTTCTCTACTGATGTATGTAACCAGGGCTGGTGTGTTCCCTGCTACAGTTAATAACCTCAACCTAAacttttcattcagaaattaaaatctaataGGCCAGGAAGCCCTGCAGCAGATTAGCATGCGTTTGCGTTGCATTTGCGTTGCCTTTGCCTATGAAACGTCaatgaataaatacattaacataTACCTAATTAtgtcctcccttttcttttacaaatacaaCTTCATAAACATCATTGAACCATATTCACTGTTTGGTTTATCAACAGTTGTATTAAACAGCCCTCTGTATAGCCTAGATCTAGTGATTATGAGTAAGCACCTAATAAACAGAGCACCtaataaataaacattaattCCAACTAGTATCGTCTATTcaaaaagctataaaaagcaaatataggTCCAGAGCTCCACACACAGCTGATGGAGGTCACGAGAAACAGATGCGTGACAAAAATCTTTGCACTTGGACCAAAATGTTCTGCATTGGCAGTACTTTTGTGACACACCATCAGTGCCATAAAGGTTAACATGAATTAATATACTGAAAGTTAGCATGTTCTTTAAGTGTATTGTTATTGATAGCAATTTGGGATGGAAAAAATCTAGTCAGAGTTTTTCATTATGATTATCTGattacagaaaaacacagtaaagGAGACTGCATAGTGTCTAGTGCATGAAGGATAGATCAGATAAATGGGTTTCTTTTTGGTTCCAGAGGCTCATAAGATTTGAGGCCTCAAGTTTAGTATGTAGTAATGACTTGAAGTTGGCCAATACACTAACAAGCAACGTTAACCAAACCTTGTTGGAAATGCTCATTTAGCTCTCTTTGTTTTAGGATCagcaaaatttccttttccaggagGAATCTTCCAGTGGGCTCGCTACCGCATAAATGGCACCGGactaaatgaaacagaaaaaattttTAGTGAGTCGCTGAACAAGGTACGTGCTTTCAATTGGATACTATAGCTATTTAAACGTAAGGCATAGTATGCCATTTCTGTGGGTTCATCACTGCTTTCTCATGTATAACAGAGATATAACAAACTTGGACggttttctgaatgtttttgttctgcttttcagcatgaaaatacCCTTACCTTAGCAACTCTCAGGATATTCAGCAATGGACTGGGGCAGCCTCATTTCCACTTCAATGCTAATGAGATGGGTTATGTCATTAGCGGCTGTGGACAGGTAATTTGTTACATCAGCGAGGGATAAGTCAGTGGAGTTTGGGCTGTAAAACAATTACAGACCTAATAACTGATTCCCAGCCCTGATTAATAATACTGCAATTAGTAGTACTACAGAACTTTCAGTGTCCACATTTTCCTTCCGCATACAAAATGTTGATCTCAGTTACATTTGTGGAAGCTTGTCTAGACAAGGTGGAGTTATACAAAGAGCAGAATTTGTCCATCGTGTTAAGTTGTTCAGCAAAATCACACACGCTTATTACAGGAATCGCCACTCTCCTGAATGCTGggagtacaaaataaaaaagcaatgcttttgaTTTAGCGCCTCTGAGGAACAGATAAATAGAGAAAATTTAGTGAATATTAAGATTCAGAGTACAGGATTTTATTATATGTTTTTCACTCAGTGCAAATGTGAAGTGCAAAGATAATTGAGATGGAATGATGAGACTCCATAATGTAAGGACGTACCATGTTCTTACTCAGGAATTTGCCTAGGACCCCTCTACCTTTTTGGAGTCTCCGTGAAAGCACTGATGCTACGCTAGCTGATTTCAGTGCAGTGCTGGGACCGTCACTGTGTATTTATCCACTAACAGCACACTGAAAATTGTTGTTGTTGAATATTGCTGCTTTACTTGCAATAGGTTGGAGTTATTCTCTCTGGAGTCACTGCCAACTTCAACATTGGCATTGGAGATGTCATATTTTTCCCTGTTGGAACCCAGCATTACATCAAGAGCGTATGTGATGAGGATTTGTTTTTGATTCTAGCCTACAGTACAGGAAACCAGGTGAGAATTCATATGGGCAAGGGGAGTGAAAAAATGTTCAACTCTACATAATCTTATGCTTTTCTCATGCACGTAAGCTTTCTGCTTTGGTGCACACCTTGCAAAAGAAATTCTAAGAATGTCAGGTACGCTGACACTGCACATTCCCTTCTGGTGTGAATGGTTGGCATGCGACACCTATCACAACTCTGTATGGAAACAGGAGGTGgggaagacaaagaaaaggtcTGTGGTAGGGCGTGACGTgcgtacgtgtgtgtgtgcatgagaGAGGGAATTCAGATCATGTTTGTGCATGAGGTGCTGCTGGTGTTTAAGAGACAGAGCTTGTCCTTGGGCGGACTGGACAGGCTGAGGGTCTTTACAAGCTGAGCACCCACAAAAGGGAGAGATCTTCGTAAGCCTTGAACAAGTCTATATCCTAGGAGCCAGAGCAAGGGTGTATTTATCTAAGGTTACACGTATCCAGTGATCTTGATAGCCCAGTGTAAGGATTGTCATTAGTTATATACCTTTCTATTAATTCGTTTTCATCTTGGATCTGAGACGCACTTTAATATTCCGTATTATTAATATTGTAAAAATGATCAGGTAGCTAtgattattcttttaaaaatattgtctttttcttcataGCTGGAAACTCTTCGTATGAATGACTACTTCCATGGAACAGCAGATCATATCCTGGCTCAGCTTTTTTTCAAGAACAGGCTGAGTTTAAGAAGTTCCCAAAGGCTGCCAAAAAATAGGCAAATAACCTCTTGTAGCAGTTAATGGCTGCAAGAATTTTTTGACGACCACCATGTTTCTATCAGTACTTTTTGGTACCTTTCTCGCTATTTATCCAGAGGACGtgttcagaaaaaagaagaatttggggttattaattataaaaagttattttctttctatatttttaccatgttttatttatagtgCAATGTAATTTGACTGGTTGTATATTAAAGTAATTTCTACCATTACAATTGCCTTTTGCTCTGTATAACATCCATTATCCCACCGTATCTCTTCCCTTGCACTACTGAAGTTTACATCGATGTTCTGTCGCGTAGACAGCGCTCTTCTCTAGCAGCGTCTATACACAAACACAGCGTGCTTACACAGCTCGGTCCATCCCCAAACCAGGAATCGGTATAAGCTCTGCATCTAACGGTGACGGCAGGAATGAGCTGCTCATACGTTCGGGTCGTGTTCACTCTCCTTCCCCTAACTGCAGCCCCCTCAGTGGGGCACTGTGTTAGAATTTAAGACAACTACCTCCTTTCCCTGACTTTGCCAccaaactgattttcaaagaaacatgAGAGGCTAGATTCTTAGCAGAACGTAGGCTCAGTAGCAGATAAGCTCTGTGTTCCGCGCCTGTGCTTCCCATGCAAAAGCTGGGGAGAGATAAGCCCCAAAAAACTGGGCCgaaaagaagcaaagatgaTTTCCCAGACTGGCACCTATGCCATTGTTTTGTGACCCTCAGGTTCCTGTTCCTTCTTGTGTAAATGTTTAATTACAGCCAACAGGATGGCTGCGACAGGGAGGCAAGGAGATCCTTCTCTGTT
The nucleotide sequence above comes from Gymnogyps californianus isolate 813 chromosome Z, ASM1813914v2, whole genome shotgun sequence. Encoded proteins:
- the LOC127027611 gene encoding LOW QUALITY PROTEIN: uncharacterized protein LOC127027611 (The sequence of the model RefSeq protein was modified relative to this genomic sequence to represent the inferred CDS: inserted 1 base in 1 codon); the encoded protein is MDNQAFEMHGESIQSSPKGKEWPKKEERKGSWSLMKVFLVCLLACVVTTAIGVLVLSLVYVNNTAFMKETDVKDDGASSPNPDERSVDIKFQFLNHLGKSKVHNYPGGEIQWARFRKDVNEYQSDEEMEFGKSINNHRSQMTFGTLRIKSKGLRAPHWHFNANEHGYLLQGTAWIGVIGADNSVVTTYNVTAGQVIFFPRNTVHWIKNVGSGDCVFLLFFTTHEELQTLDVDDAFFSTPEDIAARALKPQGGVNFIRTFKKQPEDQAINLPPNLDELVQNATYVQSPDNLVWQYFYNLKGSAKFPFPGGIFQWARYRINGTGLNETEKIFSESLNKHENTLTLATLRIFSNGLGQPHFHFNANEMGYVISGCGQVGVILSGVTANFNIGIGDVIFFPVGTQHYIKSVCDEDLFLILAYSTGNQLETLRMNDYFHGTADHILAQLFFKXQAEFKKFPKAAKK